In Halarcobacter bivalviorum, a genomic segment contains:
- the tsaE gene encoding tRNA (adenosine(37)-N6)-threonylcarbamoyltransferase complex ATPase subunit type 1 TsaE, giving the protein MILPLTQINKIVDSIFSLTQKRDNNCIVILRGDLASGKTTFVKHFVKKLGLDDEVTSPTFSLQSIYSNRVFHYDVYNKSLQEFISLGLLEEFEKEGIHFVEWGDEKLEELLKSYGFEVFVLNIKKEDDKRQYTINE; this is encoded by the coding sequence TTGATTTTACCTTTAACACAAATTAATAAAATAGTTGACAGTATTTTTTCTTTAACACAAAAAAGAGATAATAACTGTATTGTTATATTACGAGGTGATTTAGCTAGTGGAAAAACTACATTTGTAAAACATTTTGTAAAGAAGTTAGGTTTAGATGATGAAGTTACATCACCAACTTTCTCCCTACAATCAATCTATTCTAATAGAGTTTTTCATTATGATGTTTATAATAAAAGCTTACAAGAGTTTATCTCTTTAGGATTACTTGAAGAGTTTGAGAAAGAGGGTATTCATTTTGTAGAATGGGGTGATGAAAAATTAGAAGAGTTATTAAAATCTTATGGATTTGAAGTATTTGTATTAAATATAAAAAAAGAAGATGATAAAAGGCAATATACAATAAATGAGTAA
- the lptB gene encoding LPS export ABC transporter ATP-binding protein: MSKLRIEDIKKNIKKTQILHGISLEVNSGEIVGLLGPNGAGKTTTFYTVCGLVAPTSGKVFFDEEEITKLPLHKRALKGIGYLPQESSIFKDLSVEENLLLAAEIITKDKDEQRKRVEDLLEVFNIEPIRQRKGISLSGGERRRTEIARALVSKPKFLLLDEPFAGVDPIAVKDIQEIINELTKFGIGILITDHNVRETLQICHRAYVMKNGALLASGNAEDIKSDGSVREHYLGESFSF; this comes from the coding sequence ATGAGTAAACTTAGAATTGAAGATATTAAAAAGAATATTAAAAAAACACAAATTTTACATGGTATTTCTTTAGAGGTAAACTCAGGAGAAATCGTAGGTTTATTAGGACCAAATGGAGCAGGGAAAACAACTACATTTTATACAGTATGTGGATTAGTAGCTCCAACAAGTGGTAAAGTATTTTTTGATGAAGAAGAGATAACAAAACTTCCTTTACATAAAAGAGCTTTAAAAGGTATTGGTTATTTACCACAAGAATCATCTATTTTTAAAGACTTAAGTGTAGAAGAAAATCTTTTATTGGCTGCTGAAATTATTACAAAAGATAAAGATGAGCAAAGAAAAAGAGTAGAGGATTTACTAGAAGTATTTAATATTGAACCTATTAGACAAAGAAAGGGTATCTCTTTATCTGGAGGGGAACGAAGAAGAACGGAAATAGCAAGAGCTTTAGTATCTAAACCAAAGTTTTTACTTCTTGATGAACCTTTTGCTGGAGTTGACCCAATTGCAGTAAAAGATATTCAAGAGATTATTAATGAGCTAACAAAATTTGGCATTGGTATTTTAATTACAGACCATAACGTAAGAGAGACTCTTCAAATTTGTCATAGAGCTTATGTAATGAAAAATGGAGCACTATTAGCTTCAGGAAATGCTGAAGATATAAAAAGTGATGGTAGTGTAAGAGAACACTACTTAGGAGAGAGTTTTAGTTTTTAA
- a CDS encoding diguanylate cyclase yields MNKEILKDINVLYVEDEEDVREFTSKTISTIVNSVITAKNGKEGLDKFLENRDINLILTDINMPKMGGLEMCAEIRKVDNEVPIVITSAHSDPDFLKKAIDVKVSAYAMKPIDLYHLLESMIKAVEPIFLRKKLEHINLTLENKVEEAIRQTKSILDAQDNMVILTDLENPIDANKKFFEFFQVDSLEAFLNKYSSIQEVFKKDNSLSNKKIFEETNNWITKLSQLNEIDRTVKIENKNGEDRIFTINIDDYEQKGEHYVLSFTDITELKEKSNLLEYQANHDQLTGLFNRQKFNEIFNKEIKRERRYENNLSLIIFDIDNFKNFNDDFGHNIGDEVLKVISKVVLNNIREHDTVARWGGEEFLVLLPQTDEIGAKNVAEKIRTAIEEYESEIIPRQITASFGVTRLKKDDDEISILRKADEALYKAKAEGKNRVIVN; encoded by the coding sequence ATGAATAAAGAGATATTAAAAGATATTAATGTTTTATATGTAGAAGATGAAGAAGATGTAAGAGAGTTTACAAGTAAAACAATTAGTACTATAGTAAATAGTGTAATTACAGCAAAAAATGGAAAAGAAGGACTTGATAAATTTTTAGAAAATAGAGATATCAATCTAATTCTAACAGATATAAATATGCCCAAAATGGGTGGTCTTGAAATGTGTGCTGAAATTAGAAAAGTAGATAATGAAGTCCCCATTGTAATTACAAGTGCCCATAGTGACCCAGATTTCTTAAAAAAAGCAATTGATGTAAAAGTTAGTGCTTATGCTATGAAACCTATTGATTTATATCATCTTTTAGAGAGTATGATTAAAGCTGTAGAACCAATTTTTTTAAGAAAAAAACTTGAACATATTAATTTAACTTTAGAGAATAAAGTAGAAGAAGCAATAAGACAAACAAAGTCTATTTTAGATGCCCAAGATAATATGGTTATTTTGACTGATTTAGAAAATCCTATTGATGCAAATAAAAAGTTTTTTGAATTTTTTCAAGTTGACAGTTTAGAGGCATTTCTAAATAAATATAGTTCAATTCAAGAGGTCTTCAAAAAAGATAATAGTCTTTCAAATAAAAAAATATTTGAAGAGACTAATAATTGGATAACTAAACTTTCTCAGTTAAATGAAATAGATAGAACTGTAAAAATAGAAAATAAAAATGGTGAAGATAGAATCTTTACAATAAATATTGATGATTATGAGCAAAAAGGAGAACACTATGTTCTCTCTTTTACTGATATTACAGAATTAAAAGAAAAGTCAAACCTTTTAGAGTATCAAGCAAATCATGATCAACTTACAGGTCTTTTTAATAGACAAAAATTTAATGAAATTTTTAATAAAGAGATTAAAAGAGAAAGAAGATATGAAAATAATCTCTCTTTAATTATTTTTGATATTGATAATTTTAAAAACTTTAATGATGACTTTGGACATAATATTGGGGATGAGGTATTAAAAGTTATTTCAAAAGTTGTTCTCAATAATATAAGAGAGCATGATACTGTTGCAAGATGGGGTGGAGAAGAATTTTTAGTCCTCTTACCTCAAACAGATGAAATAGGTGCTAAAAATGTTGCTGAAAAGATTAGAACAGCAATAGAAGAGTATGAAAGTGAAATCATACCAAGACAAATTACTGCAAGTTTTGGTGTTACAAGACTAAAAAAAGATGATGATGAAATTTCAATTTTAAGAAAAGCTGATGAGGCTTTATATAAAGCAAAAGCAGAAGGAAAGAATAGAGTTATAGTTAATTAA
- the kdsB gene encoding 3-deoxy-manno-octulosonate cytidylyltransferase codes for MIIIPARLNSSRFENKILVDILGLPMVIRTAKQVSALDKVVIATDSQEVIDLAKEHGFDAVMTSSKHQSGTDRINEAVNKLNLKDDEIIVNVQADEPFIEEEVIKAVINRVQKVSEENEDIMITSCYKKITSELADDPNHVKVVLDENKNAIYFSRAKVPYHRDHYENSQYYGHLGIYGFTKKSLNAFCNLKASSLENIEKLEQLRAIDNGHKIAMVEVQSKSFGIDTQEDLQNALKIFNK; via the coding sequence ATGATAATAATACCAGCTAGATTAAACTCTAGTAGATTTGAAAATAAAATATTAGTTGATATCTTAGGTTTACCTATGGTAATTAGAACTGCTAAACAAGTAAGTGCATTAGATAAAGTTGTTATTGCAACAGACTCACAAGAAGTTATTGATTTAGCAAAAGAGCATGGTTTTGATGCAGTAATGACTTCATCAAAACACCAAAGTGGTACAGATAGAATTAATGAAGCCGTAAATAAATTAAATTTAAAAGATGATGAAATTATTGTAAATGTTCAAGCAGATGAACCTTTTATAGAAGAAGAAGTTATTAAAGCAGTAATAAATAGAGTTCAAAAAGTAAGTGAAGAAAATGAAGATATTATGATTACTAGCTGCTATAAAAAAATCACTTCTGAATTAGCAGATGATCCAAACCATGTAAAAGTTGTTTTAGATGAAAATAAAAATGCAATCTATTTTTCAAGGGCAAAAGTGCCATATCATAGAGACCATTATGAAAACTCTCAATACTATGGACATTTAGGAATTTATGGTTTTACTAAAAAATCATTAAATGCTTTTTGCAATTTAAAAGCCTCAAGTTTAGAAAATATAGAAAAATTAGAGCAGTTAAGAGCTATAGACAATGGACACAAAATTGCTATGGTAGAAGTACAATCAAAATCTTTTGGTATTGATACTCAAGAGGATTTACAAAACGCCCTTAAAATTTTTAACAAGTAA
- a CDS encoding PAS domain-containing sensor histidine kinase, with the protein MLELEKLKRNNQELQEIINNSWDGIGILDYDTQLVYLNNAFIPMLGYNKDELKSKKFIDFMEEEYKKPFKDLLIKDFQEKKYKAEIDIACIRKDKQKIFLKVTISSMLNKNLFVINTKDITSLISDEQIIDDYVISMHTDLHGHITNVSKAFIEFFGFEKNSLIAEHYSKIIHKDIDPIVFKNISKSLQTYQEYSGKLKGYNHLKQALWLDIKAKAIFNKYGDITGYTYLLFDVTNEVTLNDEKNILNEQVETSKKEIEIKNRLIKEQSKLSIMSETLQRLSHEWRQPLNYISIQAQKLELEYSLGNEPTTDETLDVLDNIKNKANSLSNTIEEFQGFLKPSSQKSSLDLKEFFDELKLDFSNKFKEENIDFNIQINKNLRFMSYKSDFKTLFINILNNSIENFHKNKITNKKIDIIQNFENGRLYLNIQDNAGGIEDSIINKIFEPYFSTKEERNGVGLGLYICKMIVNLHLDGIITAISENENTKIKISIPIEEDLIK; encoded by the coding sequence ATGTTAGAACTAGAGAAACTAAAAAGAAATAATCAAGAACTACAAGAAATTATTAATAACTCTTGGGATGGTATAGGTATTTTAGACTATGATACACAATTAGTTTATCTAAATAATGCCTTTATTCCTATGCTTGGATATAATAAAGACGAACTTAAATCAAAAAAGTTTATTGATTTTATGGAAGAGGAATATAAAAAACCTTTCAAAGATTTATTAATAAAAGATTTTCAAGAAAAAAAATATAAAGCTGAAATTGATATTGCCTGCATAAGAAAAGATAAACAAAAAATCTTTTTAAAAGTAACTATCTCTTCGATGTTAAATAAAAATCTTTTTGTAATAAATACAAAAGATATTACATCTTTAATCTCTGATGAACAAATTATTGATGATTATGTAATCTCTATGCACACAGATTTACATGGACATATTACAAATGTAAGTAAAGCTTTTATTGAATTTTTTGGTTTTGAGAAAAACTCTTTAATTGCAGAACACTATAGTAAAATCATACATAAAGATATAGACCCAATTGTATTTAAAAATATAAGTAAATCTTTACAAACATATCAAGAATATAGTGGGAAACTTAAAGGCTATAACCATTTAAAGCAAGCTTTATGGTTAGATATAAAAGCTAAAGCAATATTTAATAAATATGGAGATATTACAGGATATACTTATTTACTTTTTGATGTTACAAATGAAGTTACTCTAAATGATGAAAAAAATATTTTGAACGAACAAGTTGAAACATCTAAAAAAGAGATTGAAATAAAAAATAGATTAATTAAAGAGCAATCTAAACTTTCAATTATGAGTGAAACTCTACAAAGACTCTCTCATGAGTGGAGACAACCTTTAAATTATATTTCAATACAAGCACAAAAATTAGAGTTAGAGTACTCTTTAGGTAATGAGCCTACAACAGATGAAACACTAGATGTCTTAGATAATATAAAAAACAAAGCAAATAGCCTTTCCAATACAATAGAAGAGTTTCAAGGCTTCTTAAAACCAAGTTCTCAAAAGAGTTCTCTTGATTTAAAAGAGTTTTTTGATGAACTTAAATTAGATTTTTCAAATAAATTTAAAGAAGAGAATATTGATTTTAATATTCAGATAAATAAAAATTTAAGATTTATGTCTTACAAAAGTGATTTTAAAACTCTATTCATAAATATTTTGAATAATTCAATAGAAAATTTCCATAAAAATAAAATAACAAATAAAAAAATTGATATAATTCAAAACTTTGAAAATGGAAGACTCTATTTAAATATTCAAGATAATGCTGGAGGAATAGAAGACTCTATCATAAATAAAATATTCGAACCCTATTTTTCAACGAAAGAAGAGAGAAATGGTGTGGGGTTAGGTTTATATATCTGTAAGATGATTGTTAATTTACACTTAGATGGTATAATAACAGCTATAAGTGAAAATGAAAATACTAAAATAAAAATTTCCATACCAATAGAAGAGGATTTAATTAAATGA
- the polA gene encoding DNA polymerase I: MKKTITVIDTFGFLFRAYYALPPLKSKNGFPTGLLTGFMNFISNIGRDFQTDYLVFALDSKGDTFRKEIYNEYKSHRPDVPEDLLKQLPVAIEWIEKMGFQIAMEDGYEADDVIASIAKDAKEKDLEVRIVSHDKDLYQLIDDNKVYLFDPIKKTVVNEEKCFEKYGVTPLQFTDYQSLLGDSADNVPGVKGVGAKTAEALIKEYGSLDNIYENIENIEKTRWKNLLVEGRDLAYVSKKLVTLYTECHCIDDIDKYVLPEENPILKIADTLIEYDLNRIITKVEKDGLSYKTSVPKGYEEKTLETKKEIKTEFILLNDEKELLKIVASIPEIAIVAFDTETTDLDVRHASLVGFSFSFEEGKGYYVPIGHYYLGVPNQVSKEVAKEAIEILNKRKLVLQNFKYDYAIIKNQLGIELNLYADTMILAWLLDTSSKVGLDALALKYFDHEMISFKDVVKKGENFSNVDINEACKYAAEDALITRNIYFKLLDEFKEKECEHLIQLAHDVEFDFIYVLANMEENGIKLDVKKLEELKEKNNLHIQELKSKIYSSAGCEFNINSPKQLGEVLFDTLKLPPSKKTKSGYSTNEVVLQKLYNEHEVVPYLLEYREAFKLQSTYIEPLIEFASKDENNRIYTSFLQTGTATGRLSSKNPNLQNIPVRTEAGAQIRSVFIPKEGYKLVGIDYSQIELRLLAHFSKDKALVDAFNNNLDIHHQTAVKIFGEEEAKEKRSIAKSINFGLLYGMGSRKLADTLGISTKEAKQYIDSYFKAFVSVKDYFKSVEDGSLDNGYVETLLKRKRLFDFDSANAMMRAAFLRESVNTLFQGSAADLIKLSMIKIYKEFKNSEDIKMLLQIHDELIFEVKETEVDKITNRLVEIMENIYTLEIPLKVSKSVGLTWQELK, translated from the coding sequence ATGAAAAAAACAATTACAGTAATTGATACCTTTGGATTTTTATTTAGAGCATATTATGCTTTACCACCTTTAAAATCAAAAAATGGTTTTCCTACAGGACTTTTAACAGGATTTATGAATTTTATTTCAAATATAGGAAGAGATTTTCAAACAGATTATTTAGTATTTGCCTTAGATTCAAAAGGAGATACTTTTAGAAAAGAGATTTATAATGAGTATAAATCACATAGACCAGATGTTCCAGAAGATTTATTAAAACAACTTCCAGTGGCAATAGAGTGGATTGAGAAAATGGGTTTTCAAATTGCAATGGAAGATGGATATGAGGCAGATGATGTTATTGCTTCAATTGCAAAAGATGCAAAAGAAAAAGATTTAGAAGTAAGAATTGTTTCTCATGATAAAGATTTATATCAACTAATTGACGATAATAAAGTATATCTTTTTGACCCTATTAAAAAAACAGTGGTAAATGAAGAAAAATGTTTTGAAAAATATGGAGTAACTCCTTTACAGTTTACAGATTATCAATCTTTATTAGGAGATAGTGCGGATAATGTTCCAGGAGTTAAAGGTGTTGGTGCTAAAACAGCAGAGGCTTTAATAAAAGAGTATGGAAGTTTAGATAATATTTATGAAAATATTGAAAATATTGAAAAAACAAGATGGAAAAATCTTTTAGTAGAAGGTAGAGATTTAGCATATGTTTCTAAAAAATTAGTAACACTTTATACAGAATGTCACTGCATTGATGATATTGATAAGTATGTATTACCAGAAGAAAATCCTATCTTAAAAATAGCAGATACTTTAATAGAATATGATTTAAACAGAATTATTACAAAAGTTGAAAAAGATGGATTAAGTTATAAAACTTCTGTACCTAAAGGTTATGAAGAAAAAACATTAGAAACAAAAAAAGAGATAAAAACAGAATTTATTCTTTTAAATGATGAAAAAGAGCTTTTAAAAATAGTAGCATCAATTCCAGAAATTGCAATAGTTGCTTTTGATACAGAAACGACAGATTTAGATGTACGACATGCTTCTTTAGTGGGATTTTCTTTCTCTTTTGAAGAAGGCAAAGGTTATTATGTCCCAATAGGACATTACTATTTAGGTGTTCCAAATCAAGTTTCAAAAGAAGTAGCAAAAGAGGCTATAGAAATTTTAAATAAAAGAAAACTAGTTCTTCAAAATTTTAAATATGATTATGCAATTATAAAAAATCAATTAGGAATAGAGTTAAATCTTTATGCTGATACAATGATTTTAGCTTGGCTTTTAGATACAAGTTCAAAAGTAGGGCTAGATGCTTTAGCTTTAAAATATTTTGACCATGAAATGATAAGTTTTAAAGATGTGGTAAAAAAAGGTGAAAACTTCTCAAATGTAGATATAAATGAAGCTTGTAAATATGCAGCAGAAGATGCTCTAATAACTAGAAATATCTATTTTAAACTTCTTGATGAATTTAAAGAGAAAGAGTGCGAGCATTTAATCCAACTAGCTCATGATGTAGAGTTTGATTTTATTTATGTTTTGGCAAATATGGAAGAGAATGGAATAAAATTAGATGTTAAAAAACTTGAAGAGTTAAAAGAAAAAAATAATTTACATATTCAAGAGTTAAAATCAAAGATTTATAGTAGTGCAGGGTGTGAATTTAATATAAACTCTCCTAAACAGCTTGGAGAAGTACTTTTTGATACTTTAAAACTTCCTCCTTCAAAAAAGACAAAAAGTGGATATAGTACAAATGAAGTAGTTTTACAAAAGCTATATAATGAGCATGAAGTTGTTCCTTATCTTCTAGAATATAGAGAGGCATTTAAACTTCAATCAACATATATTGAACCTTTAATTGAGTTTGCTTCAAAAGATGAAAATAATAGAATTTATACTTCATTTTTACAAACAGGAACTGCAACGGGAAGACTTAGTTCAAAAAATCCAAATTTACAAAATATTCCAGTAAGAACAGAAGCTGGTGCTCAAATTAGAAGTGTATTTATTCCAAAAGAAGGGTATAAACTAGTAGGTATTGATTATTCTCAAATAGAGTTAAGACTTCTTGCTCATTTTAGTAAAGATAAGGCTTTAGTTGATGCTTTTAACAACAATTTAGATATTCATCATCAAACAGCAGTTAAAATTTTCGGGGAAGAAGAAGCAAAAGAGAAAAGATCAATTGCAAAATCAATTAACTTTGGATTGCTTTATGGAATGGGAAGTAGAAAACTTGCTGATACTTTAGGTATTTCTACAAAAGAAGCTAAACAGTATATTGATTCATATTTTAAAGCTTTTGTTAGCGTAAAAGATTATTTTAAATCAGTAGAAGATGGTTCTTTAGATAATGGGTATGTAGAGACTTTACTTAAAAGAAAAAGATTATTTGATTTTGATTCAGCTAATGCGATGATGAGAGCAGCATTTTTAAGAGAATCTGTAAATACACTTTTTCAAGGAAGTGCTGCAGATTTAATAAAACTTTCAATGATTAAAATCTACAAAGAGTTTAAAAATAGCGAAGATATAAAAATGCTATTACAAATTCATGATGAACTTATATTCGAAGTAAAAGAGACAGAAGTAGATAAAATAACTAATCGATTAGTTGAAATAATGGAAAATATTTATACTTTAGAAATACCGTTAAAGGTGTCAAAAAGTGTAGGTTTAACTTGGCAAGAATTAAAATAG
- a CDS encoding response regulator transcription factor translates to MLKTLKNIRKLYNAKLLVVSNDDEVKTSIEAEFDDYFKELVLVKSSKEAVSLMKNNSFDMAIIDTNIEAKDFDEACSSITQVAPTLPKIIISDRGSNEDIVTAINNSAYTFLTKPLRPEDIRLSVIMCLNQTKRGDKVEFNNGIYFDEYRDQFFKSGGNLIDFTRLEKGFMKLLIAKRGEVVDYDTIKSVVWKGKNMSIYTMRNIVNKIRQKTYYEIVRNHSNKGYTLEFKD, encoded by the coding sequence ATGCTTAAAACTTTAAAAAACATAAGAAAACTATATAATGCAAAGCTATTAGTAGTAAGTAACGATGACGAAGTTAAAACTAGTATAGAAGCAGAATTTGATGATTACTTTAAAGAATTAGTATTAGTGAAAAGTTCAAAAGAGGCTGTTTCTTTAATGAAAAATAACAGCTTTGATATGGCAATAATTGATACTAATATTGAAGCAAAAGATTTTGATGAAGCATGCTCAAGTATTACTCAAGTAGCACCTACTTTACCTAAAATAATTATTTCTGATAGAGGAAGTAATGAAGATATTGTTACTGCAATAAATAACAGTGCATATACATTTTTAACTAAACCATTAAGACCTGAAGATATTAGGTTATCTGTAATTATGTGTTTAAACCAAACAAAAAGAGGAGATAAAGTAGAATTCAATAATGGAATCTATTTTGATGAATATAGAGATCAATTTTTTAAATCAGGTGGTAATCTTATAGATTTCACAAGATTAGAAAAAGGATTTATGAAACTTCTTATTGCTAAAAGAGGTGAAGTTGTAGATTATGATACAATTAAAAGTGTTGTTTGGAAAGGTAAGAATATGTCTATTTATACAATGAGAAATATTGTAAATAAAATTAGACAAAAAACTTATTATGAAATTGTTAGAAATCATTCTAATAAAGGGTATACTTTAGAATTTAAAGATTGA
- a CDS encoding DUF2116 family Zn-ribbon domain-containing protein, whose amino-acid sequence MSHCPYCGKKIAMSKAFCSRSCKENYFQLIAIQVPKPFLKRIFVFCTPEQREVEIENFGNRHGWRIDLLQKKIEELAIEYGYIESN is encoded by the coding sequence ATGTCACATTGTCCATATTGTGGTAAAAAAATTGCAATGAGTAAGGCTTTTTGTTCAAGAAGCTGTAAAGAGAATTATTTTCAATTAATTGCAATTCAAGTACCTAAACCATTTTTAAAAAGAATCTTTGTTTTCTGTACGCCTGAACAAAGAGAAGTGGAAATAGAAAACTTCGGGAATAGACATGGCTGGAGAATTGATCTATTGCAGAAAAAAATTGAAGAATTGGCAATAGAATATGGATATATCGAGTCAAATTAA
- a CDS encoding PAS domain S-box protein: MDISSQIKNYSDTILNQSTILYLEADESIRKETLSIFEKIFEKVLVGADGKEGLDLFNQHKSEIDLILTDIEMPILDGINFISKIREVDLDIPVLVVTVFNDINQLLNTIKLKITDYIVKPMQLNTTLKIMTKILEDIANQKLVEKQRNELVIYKDILDKENLVSETDLDGNITYANEIFCKISGYTQEELIGKPHNIVRHPDVSKELYKNLWETIQSKHTWKGKLKNQAKDGTTYYVQATIFPILDAEGNIEKYVGSRFLITEQEEEKHKLKKYIMHQKSQKVKHEKQLQEEFHDAVHAAKMENDEKMAKFIQGLNEQIKSLREKHTDDKGRILSLERKYKESTEKLDNMQKLYQEKVEKLHKTAIISLEKYNSFKKKNILITEKIEKSQEAIKTLQGYIDEYRKKIADLEDLIEAYEKQYGKITVR, encoded by the coding sequence ATGGATATATCGAGTCAAATTAAAAATTATTCTGACACTATTTTAAATCAATCAACAATACTTTATTTAGAAGCTGATGAATCTATAAGAAAAGAAACTCTTTCAATATTTGAAAAAATATTTGAAAAAGTTTTGGTTGGAGCTGATGGAAAAGAGGGGTTAGATCTATTTAATCAACATAAGTCAGAAATTGACTTAATCTTAACAGATATCGAGATGCCTATTCTTGATGGAATAAATTTTATTTCTAAAATAAGAGAAGTTGATTTAGATATACCTGTTCTTGTAGTTACAGTTTTTAACGACATAAATCAATTATTAAACACTATTAAATTAAAAATTACTGACTATATTGTAAAACCTATGCAATTAAATACAACTCTTAAAATCATGACTAAGATTTTAGAGGATATTGCAAATCAAAAATTAGTAGAAAAACAAAGAAATGAACTAGTTATTTATAAAGATATTCTAGATAAAGAGAATTTAGTTAGTGAAACTGATTTAGATGGTAATATCACTTATGCCAATGAAATTTTTTGTAAAATATCTGGGTATACTCAAGAAGAATTAATTGGTAAACCACATAATATAGTTAGACATCCTGATGTTTCTAAAGAGTTATATAAAAATCTTTGGGAAACTATTCAAAGTAAGCATACTTGGAAAGGTAAATTAAAAAATCAAGCCAAAGATGGTACTACTTACTATGTACAAGCTACAATTTTTCCTATTTTAGATGCAGAAGGTAATATTGAAAAATATGTAGGAAGTCGATTTTTAATTACAGAACAAGAAGAAGAAAAGCATAAACTAAAAAAATATATTATGCATCAAAAGTCTCAAAAAGTAAAACATGAAAAACAGCTACAAGAAGAGTTTCATGATGCAGTACATGCTGCGAAAATGGAAAATGATGAGAAAATGGCTAAATTTATTCAAGGACTTAATGAACAAATTAAAAGTCTTAGAGAAAAGCATACAGATGATAAAGGTAGAATCTTATCTTTAGAAAGAAAATATAAAGAATCAACTGAAAAACTTGATAATATGCAAAAATTATATCAAGAAAAAGTCGAGAAACTTCATAAAACAGCAATTATATCTTTAGAAAAATATAATAGTTTTAAAAAGAAAAATATACTTATTACTGAAAAAATTGAGAAATCACAAGAAGCAATTAAAACCTTACAAGGTTATATTGATGAGTATAGAAAAAAGATAGCAGATTTAGAAGATTTAATAGAAGCCTATGAGAAACAATATGGAAAGATTACCGTTAGGTAG
- the lgt gene encoding prolipoprotein diacylglyceryl transferase, producing the protein MELWQNIYSHFDPVAFNLGSIAVHWYGIMYALALLSAIFVAKWLIKKDKLPISNDLFDSYIWWVEIGVILGARLGYIIFYDPNSMYYLTHPWQIFNPFINGEFTGISGMSYHGAFIGFLIASLLFCKKHKVSFWFLADIAVLGISAGYVFGRIGNFFNQELVGRATDVSWGIYVNGILRHPSQLYEAVLEGLLIFAILYIIRNKKSFDGQLAIMYGVLYSLARIIAELFREPDVQLGFIYSDWLTMGMLISGIFAIFSLSVLFIVDKKRKTT; encoded by the coding sequence ATGGAACTTTGGCAAAATATATATTCTCATTTTGACCCCGTAGCTTTTAATCTTGGTTCTATAGCCGTACACTGGTATGGAATCATGTATGCCTTAGCCCTTTTATCTGCTATTTTTGTAGCTAAATGGTTAATTAAAAAAGATAAGCTACCTATTTCAAATGACCTTTTTGATTCATATATTTGGTGGGTTGAAATTGGTGTTATTTTAGGTGCAAGATTAGGATATATAATTTTTTATGATCCAAATTCTATGTACTATTTAACACATCCTTGGCAAATATTTAATCCTTTCATTAATGGAGAGTTTACAGGTATCTCTGGTATGAGTTATCATGGAGCTTTTATAGGATTCTTAATTGCTTCATTACTATTTTGTAAAAAGCATAAAGTATCTTTTTGGTTTTTAGCTGATATTGCTGTATTAGGTATTAGTGCAGGATATGTTTTTGGAAGAATTGGGAACTTCTTTAATCAAGAGTTAGTAGGAAGAGCTACAGATGTTTCTTGGGGAATTTATGTAAATGGAATATTAAGACATCCTTCTCAACTATATGAAGCAGTTTTAGAGGGTCTTTTAATTTTTGCTATTCTTTATATAATAAGAAATAAAAAGAGCTTTGATGGACAGTTAGCAATCATGTATGGAGTATTATACTCTTTAGCAAGAATTATTGCGGAACTATTTAGAGAACCTGATGTTCAATTGGGATTTATTTATAGTGATTGGTTAACAATGGGAATGTTAATCTCAGGAATATTTGCAATATTTAGTTTAAGTGTTTTATTTATTGTAGATAAAAAAAGAAAGACTACCTAA